Proteins from a genomic interval of Sulfurimonas sp. HSL3-2:
- a CDS encoding dTDP-4-dehydrorhamnose 3,5-epimerase, translating to MKKSDIGFEGFGEAYFSTINKGDIKGWKKHTKMTLNLVVPIGEIEFVVYNERTKEFFSIKLSKKNYQKLTVKPDLWMAFRGIGEYNMLLNLANIEHDPDEAKNIDLKDIKYEW from the coding sequence ATGAAAAAAAGCGATATTGGATTTGAAGGATTTGGTGAAGCTTATTTTTCTACGATAAATAAAGGTGATATCAAAGGATGGAAAAAACATACTAAGATGACTCTAAATTTAGTAGTACCAATTGGAGAAATAGAATTTGTTGTATATAATGAGAGAACAAAAGAGTTCTTCAGTATAAAATTATCAAAAAAGAACTATCAAAAACTTACTGTAAAGCCTGATTTATGGATGGCTTTTAGAGGGATAGGAGAATATAATATGCTTTTGAACTTGGCAAACATCGAGCATGACCCGGATGAAGCAAAAAATATTGATTTAAAAGATATCAAATATGAATGGTAA
- a CDS encoding NAD(P)-dependent oxidoreductase — MNGKKNVLITGGTGYIGFDLVHSLIQRQNCNIAVLVRDVDTVNEYLKERVICIDSNSKNLKSEILNFNPEVVIHLAAYSTSLDSIDEIHKLIESNITFTALLLNALEGSDLKLFVNTGSFSEYYYNNETISPTYFYSATKTSAKYIIEYFSKKNNFKMINAILYSVYGKKNKNKKVIDYAMASLDSNEQVKMSSGDQILDFIHIEDVISFYINLIDNYTNLNITKQDYFVGTGKGISIKDLVFLLEKEMNQKANISWGGNKSRKRDTIHASANIVKNLEDLLWSAKIDIRTGIKKYIDKEII, encoded by the coding sequence ATGAATGGTAAAAAAAATGTTCTAATTACGGGAGGTACAGGATATATCGGTTTTGATTTGGTACACTCGTTAATTCAGAGACAGAACTGTAATATCGCAGTTTTGGTTAGAGATGTTGATACGGTAAATGAATATTTAAAAGAAAGAGTAATTTGTATAGATAGTAATAGTAAAAATTTAAAATCCGAGATTCTAAATTTTAACCCTGAAGTCGTTATTCATTTAGCGGCATATTCTACAAGTCTAGATTCCATAGATGAAATTCATAAACTTATCGAGTCCAATATAACTTTTACAGCATTATTGCTAAATGCATTAGAAGGTAGTGATCTTAAATTATTTGTAAATACAGGATCTTTTTCAGAATATTATTATAATAATGAAACTATAAGTCCAACTTATTTCTATTCTGCAACGAAGACATCTGCGAAGTATATAATAGAATACTTTAGTAAAAAAAATAATTTTAAAATGATAAATGCAATACTCTATAGTGTGTACGGTAAAAAGAACAAAAATAAAAAAGTTATTGATTATGCTATGGCATCACTCGATTCGAATGAACAGGTTAAGATGAGTAGCGGAGATCAAATACTGGATTTCATACATATAGAGGATGTAATAAGTTTTTATATAAATTTAATAGATAATTATACAAATCTAAATATTACAAAGCAGGATTATTTTGTTGGTACGGGAAAAGGTATATCTATTAAAGATTTAGTTTTTCTTTTAGAAAAAGAGATGAATCAAAAAGCAAATATCTCTTGGGGTGGAAATAAAAGCCGCAAGAGAGATACGATCCATGCTAGTGCCAATATTGTAAAGAATTTAGAAGATTTGCTCTGGTCTGCAAAAATAGATATTCGTACGGGAATAAAAAAATATATTGATAAAGAAATAATATAA
- a CDS encoding glycosyltransferase family 2 protein: MKQNDPLISIVIPIYNAEKYLKETIESVIAQSYKNFELLLINHACTDNSISIMENYKAKDNRIQIITLDVNKGGPAYPRNIGIDNANGDYIAFLDSDDVWLKEKLEKEVEILADNDYDIIHTLAYTIDTKSNMTGFLNNQRVYNILHPFLNDLTILYCSNYININTVLMKKDKKIKFREDSYLIALEDWFFWIEHLHNGKNFFLLKENLINYRVDMDSMSNRKTDKSYKKAFYLYALLLNDNKISLGLFISCYIINTLKTILRNIKIKLK, from the coding sequence ATGAAACAAAATGATCCTTTGATCTCAATAGTCATTCCTATTTATAATGCGGAAAAGTATTTAAAAGAAACAATAGAATCTGTAATTGCACAATCTTATAAAAACTTTGAGCTTTTATTAATCAATCATGCCTGTACCGATAATAGTATTTCTATTATGGAAAACTATAAAGCTAAAGATAATCGTATACAGATCATAACTCTTGATGTGAATAAGGGCGGCCCCGCGTACCCGAGAAATATCGGGATTGATAATGCAAACGGCGATTATATAGCATTTCTTGATTCTGATGATGTCTGGTTGAAAGAGAAGCTGGAGAAAGAAGTTGAAATTTTGGCTGACAATGATTATGATATTATACATACTCTGGCCTATACCATCGATACAAAAAGTAATATGACAGGATTCTTGAACAATCAGAGAGTGTATAATATACTTCATCCTTTTTTGAATGATCTTACAATCTTATATTGTTCAAATTATATTAATATCAATACTGTATTGATGAAAAAAGATAAAAAGATAAAATTTCGTGAAGATAGTTATCTCATAGCTTTAGAAGATTGGTTTTTCTGGATAGAACATTTGCATAACGGAAAAAATTTTTTTCTTCTTAAAGAGAATCTTATTAATTACAGAGTCGATATGGACTCTATGTCAAACAGAAAGACAGATAAAAGTTATAAAAAAGCATTTTATCTTTACGCATTACTGCTCAATGATAATAAAATATCCTTAGGATTGTTTATCTCTTGTTACATTATAAATACATTGAAAACGATACTTAGAAATATAAAAATAAAATTAAAATAG
- a CDS encoding SDR family oxidoreductase — protein sequence MVTLIIGKNSNLSNALYSKVKNCFLISSRELLENIDILSRFKDRRVNIIFNNFQQAIQLNNLENASSYITNSILITAKVLDYFKTVDINKIIYTSSSSVYGNNILCNEKDELKPMNLHASLKVANEKLIEKYCNDAGIDYTLARIFNMYGGDDNFSIVSKIINAYKTDQELTIVNNGNAIRDFIHIDDVVEIYVRLLGITGRNIINIGTGNGSSIKNILDFLANNKITVRTKNIFRDELKTSTADIRLLDNVLHKDNFIKVEDYLRQELNI from the coding sequence ATGGTAACGTTAATTATTGGAAAGAATAGTAATCTATCTAATGCTCTATACTCCAAGGTGAAAAATTGTTTTTTAATCTCATCTAGAGAACTCCTAGAGAACATTGATATATTATCCAGATTTAAGGATAGACGTGTCAATATCATTTTTAATAATTTTCAACAAGCTATACAATTGAACAACCTTGAAAATGCGAGTAGTTATATAACGAACTCAATTTTAATAACCGCAAAAGTTCTTGATTATTTTAAGACGGTAGATATCAATAAGATCATATACACAAGCAGCAGTTCAGTATATGGAAACAATATTTTATGCAATGAAAAAGATGAATTAAAGCCTATGAATTTGCATGCATCCTTAAAAGTTGCAAATGAAAAACTTATAGAAAAATACTGCAACGATGCAGGCATAGACTATACGCTAGCAAGAATATTCAATATGTACGGCGGAGATGATAATTTTTCCATAGTAAGCAAGATCATAAACGCATATAAGACAGATCAGGAACTGACTATTGTTAATAACGGTAATGCGATCAGAGACTTTATACATATAGACGATGTGGTTGAGATATATGTACGTTTACTAGGAATAACCGGTCGGAATATCATAAATATTGGAACGGGAAATGGAAGTTCGATAAAAAATATACTTGATTTTCTGGCAAACAATAAAATCACAGTTAGAACGAAAAATATTTTTAGAGATGAATTGAAAACATCGACTGCAGACATAAGATTACTAGACAATGTACTTCATAAAGATAATTTCATAAAAGTAGAGGATTACTTGAGACAAGAGCTCAATATATGA
- a CDS encoding glycosyltransferase family 4 protein, giving the protein MKKIIMITTVPMSLATLVKGQAKYLSNYYEVKLVTSYAAENKEIAAFEGVELKAIDMTRQITILKDLIALMKIFFYILHEKPDVVYTFTPKAGLLGMIASFMARVPVRIHNIVGMPLMEAVGKKKTLLMFIEKLTYFFATDLFCNSFGLKEYININLTKREVKVIGQGSINGVDTEFFRNKTTKDEQINIRNAHGIDENDFVITFVGRIVKDKGINELVESFIELNQKYTNLKLLLVGDYEEHLNPIKKENKSLMDSSKNIIMVGFQKDIRDFLAISDLFVLPSYREGLPNSLIEAGSFGIPLLATNINGCNEIIVHKKNGILVEKKDKKSLQEGIELLLTDKQLYQKIKLEVRDDIIHRYDQNYFWKELKNELETII; this is encoded by the coding sequence ATGAAAAAGATTATAATGATAACAACAGTACCTATGAGTTTGGCTACATTAGTCAAAGGCCAGGCAAAGTACTTGTCAAATTATTATGAAGTGAAGTTAGTGACCTCATATGCTGCAGAAAATAAAGAGATAGCAGCTTTTGAAGGCGTAGAGCTAAAAGCCATAGATATGACCCGTCAGATAACTATATTAAAAGATCTGATCGCTTTAATGAAAATATTTTTTTATATACTTCACGAAAAACCGGATGTCGTATACACATTCACACCAAAAGCAGGATTGCTCGGCATGATTGCGTCTTTTATGGCAAGAGTCCCCGTGCGAATTCACAATATTGTCGGTATGCCGCTCATGGAAGCAGTAGGCAAGAAGAAAACTCTTTTAATGTTTATAGAAAAGTTGACGTATTTTTTTGCTACCGATCTATTTTGTAATAGTTTTGGACTCAAAGAGTATATAAATATAAATTTGACGAAAAGAGAGGTCAAAGTAATAGGCCAGGGCTCTATTAACGGTGTCGATACAGAATTTTTTCGTAACAAGACGACAAAAGATGAACAGATAAATATCAGAAATGCCCATGGCATTGATGAAAATGATTTTGTCATAACATTCGTCGGTAGAATCGTAAAGGATAAGGGTATCAATGAGTTGGTTGAATCATTCATTGAATTAAATCAGAAGTATACTAATCTGAAATTACTGCTTGTAGGAGATTACGAAGAACATCTTAATCCTATTAAAAAAGAGAATAAGAGTTTGATGGATAGTTCAAAAAACATCATTATGGTAGGTTTTCAAAAAGATATTAGAGACTTTCTAGCCATAAGTGATCTGTTTGTCCTCCCCTCATATAGAGAAGGGCTTCCTAACTCTCTCATAGAAGCCGGCAGTTTCGGGATCCCATTACTCGCAACGAACATTAATGGATGTAATGAAATAATCGTACACAAAAAGAACGGAATATTGGTAGAGAAAAAAGATAAGAAAAGCCTGCAAGAAGGTATTGAATTACTACTGACCGATAAACAGCTTTATCAAAAGATAAAATTAGAAGTTAGAGATGATATTATTCATAGATACGATCAAAATTACTTTTGGAAAGAGTTGAAGAATGAACTTGAAACAATTATTTGA
- the pglC gene encoding undecaprenyl phosphate N,N'-diacetylbacillosamine 1-phosphate transferase: MNLKQLFDKILALVLIILFSPIYIIVSLLILLKMGRPIFFRQQRPGYKEKIFGIYKFRTMTNEKDENGELLPDEKRLVGIGKFIRSTSLDELPQLFNVLKGEMSFVGPRPLLIEYLNLYNETQKRRHDVLPGITGWAQVNGRNAISWEQKFEYDVWYVDHKSFSLDMKILWLTFLKVLRRSGISSDSSVTMEKFRGTKS; the protein is encoded by the coding sequence ATGAACTTGAAACAATTATTTGATAAAATCTTAGCATTAGTTTTGATCATACTTTTTTCACCGATCTACATCATTGTATCCTTGCTTATCTTGTTGAAAATGGGAAGACCGATATTTTTCAGACAACAAAGACCGGGATACAAAGAGAAAATATTCGGGATATATAAGTTTCGTACGATGACAAATGAAAAAGATGAAAACGGTGAACTTCTACCGGATGAAAAAAGATTAGTAGGCATAGGAAAGTTTATAAGAAGTACAAGTTTAGACGAACTGCCGCAACTTTTTAATGTTTTAAAAGGGGAGATGAGCTTTGTAGGTCCAAGACCGCTTTTGATCGAATACCTGAACTTGTATAATGAAACTCAGAAAAGAAGACACGATGTTTTACCCGGTATCACTGGTTGGGCACAAGTGAATGGACGAAATGCTATAAGCTGGGAGCAAAAATTTGAATATGATGTCTGGTATGTCGATCATAAATCTTTTTCTCTTGACATGAAGATACTTTGGCTTACTTTTTTAAAGGTATTGAGAAGAAGTGGTATTAGTTCAGACTCTAGTGTTACTATGGAGAAGTTTAGAGGCACTAAGTCGTGA
- a CDS encoding acetyltransferase — protein MNSIYIYGASGHGLVVADIARLCGYDEIIFIDDGNNEYAVFESIKENIHIPIALGIGSNTVRASLFEKVKKIGFEIVSLVHPSAIVSSSSSIGIGTVVMPNVVINAKADIGDGVILNTGSIIEHECVVENFVHISPNAALAGGVKIGELTHIGIGSSVIQGIIIGKQSIIGAGSVVVKDIGDFKKAYGNYCKEIEDIK, from the coding sequence GTGAACAGTATATATATTTATGGTGCAAGCGGACATGGACTGGTCGTTGCAGACATAGCAAGACTATGTGGATATGATGAGATAATATTTATAGATGACGGGAATAACGAATATGCAGTTTTTGAAAGTATCAAAGAAAATATTCATATACCTATAGCACTTGGAATAGGAAGCAATACAGTAAGAGCCTCTCTATTTGAAAAGGTCAAAAAAATTGGCTTTGAGATAGTCAGTCTGGTACATCCTAGTGCTATTGTATCCTCAAGCAGTAGTATCGGAATAGGAACAGTCGTTATGCCTAATGTCGTCATAAATGCAAAGGCAGATATCGGTGATGGAGTGATATTAAATACGGGATCGATCATAGAACATGAATGTGTAGTAGAAAATTTTGTACATATTTCACCTAATGCAGCTTTGGCAGGTGGTGTAAAAATCGGAGAATTAACCCACATAGGCATAGGTTCTAGTGTGATACAAGGTATAATTATAGGAAAACAATCGATTATCGGTGCAGGTTCCGTCGTAGTGAAAGATATAGGCGATTTTAAAAAAGCATATGGGAACTATTGCAAGGAAATAGAGGATATAAAGTAG
- the pglE gene encoding UDP-N-acetylbacillosamine transaminase yields the protein MNKRIFLSAPHMSGNELKYIEKVFESNYIAPLGEYVNRFEDSIKSYTGAKNALAVTSGTAAIHLALRVLGIGKDDDVLASTFTFIGSVNAIIYQGANPVFIDSDKESWNLSPKLLNKYLCECQKKPKALVITHLYGQCADIEKIADICKLHGVYLIEDAAESLGAIYNGKHTGTFGDFGIYSFNGNKIITTSGGGMLVSDNKEWIDKAKFYATQAKEPFIHYEHKEYGYNYRMSNVLAAIGVGQMEVIEDRVLKKREIFGWYNEFLNDIEEIIFMPELENSRGNRWLTAMTFEKTDFNKIMKKLEEANVESRPLWKPMHIQPLFKDAKAVVDGTSEDLYSKGLCVASSTIMGRDDVKMICDIILANLD from the coding sequence ATGAATAAAAGAATTTTTTTAAGTGCTCCGCATATGAGTGGAAATGAATTAAAATATATAGAAAAAGTATTTGAGAGTAACTATATTGCACCGCTTGGAGAATATGTCAATAGATTTGAAGATAGTATTAAAAGCTATACAGGTGCAAAAAATGCACTTGCTGTAACAAGCGGGACAGCTGCTATTCACTTGGCTCTTAGAGTATTGGGTATAGGTAAAGATGATGATGTTCTGGCTTCGACTTTTACCTTTATAGGTTCCGTAAATGCAATAATATACCAAGGTGCAAATCCTGTGTTTATAGACAGTGATAAAGAGTCTTGGAACCTATCTCCCAAATTATTAAATAAATATTTATGCGAATGTCAAAAAAAGCCGAAAGCTCTGGTAATAACTCATCTATACGGACAGTGTGCGGATATAGAGAAGATCGCCGATATCTGTAAACTTCACGGTGTATATCTGATAGAAGATGCGGCAGAATCTTTAGGTGCTATTTATAACGGAAAACATACAGGTACTTTTGGAGATTTCGGTATATATAGTTTCAATGGAAATAAGATAATAACTACTTCCGGGGGTGGTATGCTCGTCAGTGATAATAAAGAATGGATCGATAAGGCAAAATTTTATGCTACACAAGCAAAAGAGCCTTTTATCCACTATGAACACAAAGAGTATGGATACAACTACCGTATGAGTAATGTACTTGCAGCTATTGGTGTCGGACAGATGGAAGTAATAGAAGACAGAGTCTTGAAAAAACGAGAGATATTTGGATGGTATAATGAGTTTTTAAATGATATTGAAGAGATAATATTCATGCCTGAACTCGAAAACAGCCGCGGTAATAGATGGCTTACAGCTATGACATTTGAAAAAACAGATTTTAATAAGATTATGAAAAAACTTGAAGAGGCGAATGTAGAAAGCAGACCGTTATGGAAACCTATGCATATCCAGCCATTATTTAAAGATGCAAAAGCTGTAGTCGACGGAACGAGTGAGGACCTTTACAGTAAGGGGCTCTGTGTAGCCAGCAGTACGATAATGGGTAGGGATGATGTCAAAATGATCTGCGATATTATATTAGCTAATTTGGATTGA
- a CDS encoding nucleoside-diphosphate sugar epimerase/dehydratase: MGFVDKRILNFIVIITLTFITFAWTFFIFHMPFNINVVLIVLGVRVLASLLIFKDYSLSWSKATQKTFLLKSLVYIAAFSIYLPVLYGKVRFAFLASELFLYLFSINFAMYLYYYLVNKSQISKSKTVVIYGAGKAGIKLEEEFSHSEYKVKYFVDDDKILQKRSIDGIRIVSKEELKEKIEQDNKLDLLVIAMPSASHERVKEIYDKLSVYFKAIKVLPAFDEILRDKDFAKQLKDISVEDLLARHPKDLDKSVIENFIKDKTVLITGAGGSIGSEISRQCASFGAKQLILLDHSEFNLYSIAEELSECDPVFVMQSVVNKELLDKTFEQYKPDIVMHAAAYKHVPLVEENISEAIINNVIGTKNAIDCAIKHKVKKFVLISTDKAVRPTNVMGTTKRICEMYAQNVDASFDGNTTEIVAVRFGNVLGSSGSVIPKFKAQIESGGPITVTHPDITRYFMLINEACELVLQAGAIAKGGEIFILDMGEPVKIIDLAKKMISLSGHDDIEIEFSGLRAGEKLYEELLIDDSDAKTQYESITVAGKTDYDISKLNDDIAELISTNDKLAKLKEIVPEFNHNKN; encoded by the coding sequence ATGGGTTTTGTTGATAAAAGAATATTAAACTTTATAGTGATAATTACATTAACCTTTATAACGTTTGCATGGACATTTTTTATATTTCATATGCCGTTTAATATTAATGTCGTTTTGATTGTCTTAGGTGTACGAGTCTTGGCTTCATTATTGATATTTAAAGATTATTCTCTTTCTTGGAGTAAAGCGACGCAAAAGACATTTTTACTAAAAAGCCTTGTCTACATTGCAGCATTTTCGATCTACCTGCCTGTATTATACGGAAAAGTCAGATTTGCCTTTTTAGCTTCCGAACTTTTTTTATATCTGTTTTCTATAAATTTTGCGATGTATTTATATTACTATTTAGTGAATAAAAGCCAAATCAGTAAATCAAAAACTGTTGTGATATATGGAGCAGGTAAGGCAGGGATAAAACTTGAAGAAGAATTCAGTCATAGCGAGTACAAAGTAAAATACTTTGTTGATGATGACAAGATACTTCAAAAAAGATCGATAGACGGTATACGGATAGTATCAAAAGAGGAATTAAAAGAAAAGATAGAGCAGGATAACAAGTTAGATCTGCTTGTTATTGCTATGCCTTCAGCTTCTCATGAAAGAGTTAAAGAGATATACGACAAGCTGAGTGTTTATTTTAAAGCTATCAAGGTCTTGCCTGCATTTGATGAGATACTCAGAGATAAAGACTTTGCGAAACAATTAAAAGATATCTCGGTAGAAGATCTACTTGCAAGACATCCTAAAGACTTGGATAAGAGTGTTATAGAAAATTTCATTAAAGACAAAACGGTTCTTATTACCGGTGCAGGCGGAAGTATAGGAAGTGAGATAAGTAGACAGTGCGCTAGTTTTGGCGCAAAACAACTGATACTTTTAGATCATAGTGAATTTAACTTATACAGTATTGCCGAAGAGCTAAGTGAATGTGATCCGGTATTTGTAATGCAGTCAGTGGTAAATAAAGAACTGTTGGACAAGACATTTGAACAGTATAAGCCTGATATTGTCATGCATGCAGCAGCATATAAGCATGTACCTTTAGTAGAAGAAAACATATCAGAGGCTATTATAAATAATGTGATAGGGACTAAGAACGCTATCGATTGTGCTATAAAACATAAAGTGAAAAAATTTGTACTTATATCTACAGATAAAGCAGTAAGGCCTACTAACGTTATGGGAACGACGAAGAGGATTTGTGAAATGTATGCTCAAAATGTGGATGCATCTTTTGATGGTAATACTACAGAAATCGTAGCAGTACGCTTTGGAAACGTTCTTGGAAGTAGTGGAAGTGTAATCCCGAAATTTAAAGCACAAATAGAAAGTGGTGGACCAATTACTGTGACTCATCCTGATATAACCAGATATTTTATGCTTATCAATGAGGCCTGTGAACTTGTACTTCAAGCAGGTGCTATCGCAAAAGGCGGCGAAATATTTATTTTAGATATGGGTGAACCTGTAAAAATCATAGATCTGGCAAAAAAAATGATTTCATTATCTGGTCATGATGATATAGAAATAGAGTTTAGCGGATTAAGAGCAGGTGAAAAGTTATATGAAGAGTTACTTATCGATGACAGTGATGCAAAAACACAATATGAGTCGATCACTGTGGCAGGAAAGACAGATTATGATATATCAAAATTAAATGACGATATTGCAGAGTTGATAAGTACAAATGATAAGTTAGCTAAACTAAAAGAGATCGTACCGGAGTTTAATCATAATAAAAACTAA
- a CDS encoding helix-hairpin-helix domain-containing protein — translation MKILAMMVIGISLLFGAVDINTANKGQLMNLNGIGDKKADAILQYRKEHCFKNVDDMVLVKGISKKFIEKNRKDLTASKCKI, via the coding sequence ATGAAAATTTTAGCAATGATGGTAATTGGAATAAGTTTATTATTTGGTGCTGTTGACATAAATACGGCAAATAAAGGTCAGTTGATGAATCTCAACGGTATCGGCGATAAAAAAGCGGATGCAATTTTACAATACAGAAAAGAGCACTGTTTTAAAAATGTCGATGATATGGTTCTCGTAAAAGGAATCAGTAAGAAATTTATTGAAAAAAACAGAAAAGATTTAACTGCAAGCAAAT